The DNA region GTGAACAGTCGGCGTGTCAGGAGACACAATTTCCTTCCCTCTCATCTGGAGTGTGGCCGACAGAGTGATTCCGTAAAGTGCCGGGATTCTTTAGGATTCCGTAGGATTTTCAGGACTTTTATCCTAAGCGAGGAGAGTATCcttcgcatatatatattatatatatatatacatccttttcAACATGGAGGATTTCGTCTCTGGAAGTCTTCTGACGTTCGAGGACAACTTGAGTCTGTTCAATGCACCGACGAATCTCGACTCGGTTTGGTCTCCTGACGGAGTGTTCCTCGATGAAGACGCAGCTTTCGCCGGGATTCCGGTCGAGGACGGATGCGGTGGCGGCGGTGGTAGAAAGAACGTTGCGGATTGGGATCCGGAGGTAAGAGGAAGGgaactttctctcctctctctctctctctctctctctctctctctctctctctctctctctatcgatctATTTCTCTCAAATGCTAACTTTATCTTTCAAAAATGCTaactttatctttctttcaaatgctaactctctctctctctttcgatctATTTCTCTCAAATGCTaactttatctttctttcaaatgctaactctctctctctctctctctctctctctctctctctctctctctctctctctctctctctctctctctctctctctctctccaatgctaactttatctttctttcaaatgctaactctctccctctctctctctctctctctctctctctctctctctctctctctcaggcacacacaaatgcaaactctctctctctctctctctctctctctctcacacatacacacacaaaaatgcaaactctctctctctctctctctctctctctctctctcataggcacacacaaatgcaaactctctctctctctctctctctctctctcacacacatacgcacataaaaatgcaaactctctctctctctctctctctctctctctctctctctctctctctctctctcatactgcagAGTggctgttgtctctctctctctctctctctctctctctctctctctctctcatatgcacatGCAaatgcaagctctctctctctctctctctctctctctctctctctctctctctctctctcacacacacgtacgcacacaaatgcaaactctctctctctctctctctctctctctctctctctcacacttcacacacacacacacacatacgcacacacaaatgcaaactctctctctctctctctctctcatacacgcacacaaatgcaaactctctccctctctctctctttctctctctcacatacacgcacacaaatgcaaactctctctctctctctctctctctctctctctctctctctctctctctctctctctctcacatacacacacaaatgcaaactctctctctctctctctctctctctctctctctctctctctctctctctctctcatactctctctctcccctctctctctctttcttctctcacatacacgcacacaaatgcaaactctctctctctctctctctctctctctctctctctctctctctctctacatacacgaatgcaaactcactctctctctctctctctctctctctctctctctctctctctcacacacacaatgcaaactcaaactctctctctctctctctctctctctctctctctctctctctctctctctcacacacacatcacacacatacacacacataaatgcaaaCTCTCGTCAAAAACAGTCTTTCAGCGCATGACGATGAACCTGCGAAGAAGACCTCCCCCGTTCCATCCactcaaaaggagaaaaatgaaatctCGATTCTTTCCAGAACTGTCTGTCGTGGGCCCAGTACTTCTGCCATCCCAGGGGCATCGACGTGGCAGGGGTCAACATCGGCAATTTCGGCAGCTACACAGGTAAGACCCTGTTGGGCTTCTCGCCCAGCGATTTCCGCGGCTGGATAGACGCAAGTTACGGCGACTTCTTCCACGGGGAATTCAGAAACCTCCTAAGAAGGACTGTGATAAGTAAAAGGAGATTATAGAGTCTAGAGTTTGTGTGGATTAGTGGATGAGAATAGAGGCTTAGGTAAAAGAAGATTATAGAGTCTAGAGTTTGTGTGGATTAGAGGAAGAGGTCTAGTCTGAACTCAAtgaaaacttgagtgaaagtagATGGACAGACTCCTCTCTTCAACATCTGGAGagcagaagattccacaactgaaCTGGGCGGGCGAACCAatccacatttcagttgtagccaagAGAAAACTCCTTTAGCAAACTGAGGAGCATTAACCCCGGTGCTGGAAAACGGCACACTGTAAGCaggctgctgctactgctgcaaACGTTGCAGTGTTGATGTCTAGCATCAGGCTTAATACTAGACTCAGTTTGCTAAAGGAGTTTTATCTGGtctacaactgaaatgtggaattcTTCCGCTCTCCAGATATTGAAGCGGGGAGCAAAtccattcctgctctctgctgctgtcGACGCCTCTTGAATTTCAGGggaatcagttttattttctgttccctcatatttatttacatttcacctttagctgtaacttctctctctctctctctctctctctctctctctctctctctctctctctctctctctctctctctctctgcaggctgatttccctttggagctctcTTGGGCTTCTACAGTAaagtctgctgactctgtccaaaaggggtttcagctgaagatttaaagagagagttTAGCAGATGGGCAAGTAATCTCATAGCCTAGGCTTCACACCTTTCACAGACTTGGGTGAGAGAGTAGGACGAACAGTtaaaagtctagattaagtctcAACTCATGCGAATGTGACTTTGTTGTACAAAGGTAAACTGAAGTAGAAAGGATGCCATACAACtagaacttcttcagaagttcaagcgaaggtgcaatgcattactaccctaatgccattctccttgcattttgatacattttatctatttattaatttagtttttctttttcaataagtgagatctcttctttctgtttttccctttaacctcctcttacttcttcctaatgaacaccttaataatattctttggaagtttgaatttcaagtcagtggcccctgtggtgggcttgttccatatggatagggttcattttctgaataataataataaagaaaggctTTTTGTCTCTCTCACAGATCCCAGCCTCCGCCCTGCTATACTTGGGACGGGAACCCGAACGGAATACTATTCCGCCTTCGACTCCAGCCCTCCTCAGGACGAAGGAGACTACCACATAACAGACATATCTCATGTCATGCCCCCCGCCCCTGACGACCTCTTCGAAGTCATCGACGACTTGTTCAGCAGCGGGTCGGAAGTCGACAGTTTCCTCGATGGCTCTAAGAGCTCTTTGGTCATGGGTGAGTGAATCAGCCCGGTGTTGTGGCCGGAGAAAGGGggatgactgtatatatatatatatatatatatataaatcaatcttATTTCTAACTCACTCACTCCCTTCCTTTCTTGTCCCCCTAAacaacagcagaagaagaagcggaTCTGCTTAATCAGGAACTCGTCGACCTAGGGGCAACCGGCAACGGCTTGCACGAGGTCCCGGGGTCACCATGTCCCCAGCCGACGACCCCGATTCCGTCCCCGCTGACCCAACCCCTCGATTCAGGCACCAGTATCCTCAGCAAAATCAAGACGAACTCCCGGAAACGAGGTCAGAGTAGGTCGATGCATTGCTTTTTGTGTCTTCTGTGGAAAATCGGAAATAATTGTTGATGTTTTTGCTTTCTCACGCACTTGGTTTTTGGAGGAGTCTTGCACGTGgctataagtctctctctctctctctctctctctctctctctctctctctctctctctctctctctctctccaccctattCGACATTCAGAAACCTCCCCAACACTCTGacgtcctccattctctctccaGAACGCGGCCCCAAGAACTGGGAGTACTTGATGCGGCTCCTTGCCGACAGGTCCTACAACCCGAAGGTCATCAGGTGGGAGGACGAGGAAGCCATGACCTTCAGGATCGTCAAGCCCCACGTGGTGGCCAAGATCTGGGGCGAGAGGTCGAACAAGTCCAACCTGACCTACGACAGTTTCGCGCGGGGCCTCAGGTATGTCTACTCTGGGCGAACCACTCAGTCATTGTGTGCTTGGGTATGTCTGGTCAAAGGGTTTCTCACTCCCTCTCTTttactctttctccctctcattctgagtccgtctgtccgtctgtctgtctctctctcttcctgagttcctctctctctctctctctctctctctctctctgattctgagtctctctctctctctctctctcatcctgagtctatctgtctgtctctctaagTCCGTCTAACTAAGTTGCTTTCATACTATCAGCCGGATTATCTcactaattctgttattttcttcaagatgttttttttttattaaatatttagatatgTTCCGAGACCAATAACTGATCGTTTGGCTGAAGATCAGTTTCTGATTGACTCTGAAAAATCCATTAAGACGCTACTGCTTAGACCAGCGTCCGGTTTGGGAAGCGTAGGACTGACGTACCACTTTGTAATTtatatcttcttattcttctcctcctcctcctcctcctcctccttctacagGTACCACTACAGGACCGGGGCGCTGAGGGCCGTCTCCGAGAGGCAGCTGGTGTTCAAATGCGGGCCCAAAGCCACGAAGTACCTTCAGGAAGCCTTGAATCACGTTATCTGAGAGACCTCAGAGAAACCtcctggctgactgactgactggttggCTATGGCCTCAGGTAAAGCACCAGCCAGCttgtcagtgttaccaacattcGTTTTACCATGGACCTCAACTCGGAGAACCTTTCACTCAGGATAAGAGTCAGAGCTAGAAATGAAGGGAGTTAGAAGAAAGCATTAGGAGCTTTTCAACCATGAAACAGAAGCGTTACCAAAGACATTCACGAAAGCAGCCATTCGCAAGCGAGCGAGCGAGCTAGCAAGCAGTACTAAACAAAAGACTTGAGCTTAGAGGGAGAAGGGATCAGCTTTGATCTGGCAACGGTTGTTGCCGCCAACTTTTGCATTCATGCGCCCAGCAGCTGTGCTCACGTGAGTGGATGAAAGTGCTATGCAGAAGTTTGTGCTTTTTATACTTACCTGTGTGTACGCAAATGTTAATTGAGTCACAGGTGACACATTCACCGTGCATTTGGAATAACATAAAACCAGTGGGaaccagatattattattattattattattattattattattattattattattattattattattattattattattattgtggaacaAGCACATCAAAGGGCCATTGAtctgaaactcaagcttccaagaatatggtgttcattttagataagtaacagaaggcgacaggaaattcagaaagagatcacttactgcaaaagaaaaagataataaacagtctatttatctattattcaataaataaatagataagaatataaattaatgatcaaaacacaaggagaattgttcaAGGGCAGTCATGCACCATTCAACACCTTCCCAGCCATGGATTCAAACCTATACAATTTTTCATTGAGTGGTAGTGCTCTTCTCAGTTTCATGGCTGAGTGGGTAGGTGTTCTGTCGCCTGAGTGGTGTCTCAGAGAGagacacaggttcgaatcctagaCAGTAATGGGTATTTTGTGGCTTAAAGACATAATTATGTTTTCCTACGAATGTCTGTTAGGTGTGAAAACGATGTATTTTGCGTCAAAACTACACAAAAATGaacttgaatataataataataataataataataataataataataataataataataattattattattattattattattattggacaaaCAAACccacaggtatgtatgtatgggtacaaatatgtttagaaataaatctgtacagattcccgaagcTCCGTTTATATCTGTTATAATCATATTCCAAATATGATTTGCtcatacataaccgtggatttgttctCCATTTTGAGACCCATgctattactgctattattattattaccattattattactattatgtatAAAAAGAATCAAACCCTGAGAACGTGATATGATTTATTAAGGCGACaatgagaaattttttatatgaatttttaggGAAATATAAgttgtatatattaaaagaattctcgtttgtttctctctacatttttaattttctgtcaagaaaactgttgtgacggctttgtctgtccgtccgcactttttctgtccgcgctcagatcttaaaaaccactgaggccagagggctgcaaattggtaagttgatcatccaccctccactcgccaaacataccaaattgcagccctctagcctcctcagtagttttgatttttattgaaggTCAAGGTTAGCCATATttcatgcgtctggcagcgctttccggaggcgttaGATGCACGTCCACTCAACCgtatctggggagtaactgagagTTGGGAGGttgtggctgatagtttcatacagcgttacacacagtacagaaaactcgcttgcgtagaagaaacttcgacacattttttgCATGCTTTGGATTGTAGAGAAATTATTCCTGtgactagtgtgtgtgtgtgtgtgtgtgtgttgttgtttgtTGGGGGCTGGGCTGGCGTGGATCTTCCACAAATATCCAaagtacacaaacaaatatatgttttttattggcTCCTATGCAGTGACATAGGTGGTTCACTGGATCTTTCGTTCTCCCATCACGGTGCTATTgtttattaaagaatataagTCACTATTTAGCCCTtattttacgtaataataataataataataataataataacaataataacaataataataataataataataataatactttctccTTCCCTAAACCTCCGAAACCGCCAACGACGAAAGAGCGAAAGGAAGCGAGTAGGAATAGTCCTTTTTCTCCCGCGAAAGTCGGGACACCCGCAAGTGTCCTTTCTAAGGAAAGGCGAGAGCGAGTCCTTGGGTCCTTGTCACGATCTAGGAAACAGGAAGAGATCCTATGACGCTCCACGCGGGAAGAACAGACACGCAGAGACGCAGGTACTGAAACCGTGCGTCAGTAGAGTTCCTGGGGGCCGAGAGGGAGTCCTGGAGTCTTctgaaagcgaagaagaagaagaagaagcagcgtcAGTCTCTAATGTCAACAAACGGATGTGAATCAGTGCACATCCGGACGGCAAGGTGG from Macrobrachium rosenbergii isolate ZJJX-2024 chromosome 45, ASM4041242v1, whole genome shotgun sequence includes:
- the LOC136829690 gene encoding ETS-related transcription factor Elf-1-like isoform X1, translating into MEDFVSGSLLTFEDNLSLFNAPTNLDSVWSPDGVFLDEDAAFAGIPVEDGCGGGGGRKNVADWDPENCLSWAQYFCHPRGIDVAGVNIGNFGSYTDPSLRPAILGTGTRTEYYSAFDSSPPQDEGDYHITDISHVMPPAPDDLFEVIDDLFSSGSEVDSFLDGSKSSLVMAEEEADLLNQELVDLGATGNGLHEVPGSPCPQPTTPIPSPLTQPLDSGTSILSKIKTNSRKRERGPKNWEYLMRLLADRSYNPKVIRWEDEEAMTFRIVKPHVVAKIWGERSNKSNLTYDSFARGLRYHYRTGALRAVSERQLVFKCGPKATKYLQEALNHVI
- the LOC136829690 gene encoding ETS-related transcription factor Elf-1-like isoform X2, producing MEDFVSGSLLTFEDNLSLFNAPTNLDSVWSPDGVFLDEDAAFAGIPVEDGCGGGGGRKNVADWDPENCLSWAQYFCHPRGIDVAGVNIGNFGSYTDPSLRPAILGTGTRTEYYSAFDSSPPQDEGDYHITDISHVMPPAPDDLFEVIDDLFSSGSEVDSFLDGSKSSLVMEEEADLLNQELVDLGATGNGLHEVPGSPCPQPTTPIPSPLTQPLDSGTSILSKIKTNSRKRERGPKNWEYLMRLLADRSYNPKVIRWEDEEAMTFRIVKPHVVAKIWGERSNKSNLTYDSFARGLRYHYRTGALRAVSERQLVFKCGPKATKYLQEALNHVI